In the genome of Serratia symbiotica (Periphyllus acericola), one region contains:
- the mazG gene encoding nucleoside triphosphate pyrophosphohydrolase produces the protein MTLSPPLSPLLQRLLKIMTTLRHPQAGCSWDSQQTFATLAPYTLEETYEVLDAIERQDYADLRDEFYAQIEQEQGLFNFDEVCNAISDKLERRHPHIFGADSEHVAARWEQLKAEYRAKKARYSALDDIPQALPALMKAHKIQKRCAGVGFDWNTLAPVLDNVYEEIDEVMHEARQAVVYEQKLEEESGDLLFATVNLARHLGHKAENALQVANRKFERRFRQVEEITRQQGLRLEDATQEQM, from the coding sequence ATGACTTTATCTCCCCCGCTATCTCCCCTGCTGCAACGCCTGCTGAAGATCATGACAACGCTGCGCCACCCGCAGGCGGGTTGCTCATGGGATAGCCAGCAGACCTTCGCTACCCTTGCACCCTATACACTGGAAGAGACCTACGAAGTACTGGACGCCATTGAGCGTCAGGACTACGCCGACCTGCGTGACGAGTTTTACGCCCAGATAGAGCAGGAACAAGGGTTGTTCAATTTTGATGAAGTGTGCAACGCAATCAGCGATAAACTGGAGCGCCGTCATCCGCACATTTTTGGTGCCGACAGCGAGCACGTGGCGGCGCGTTGGGAGCAACTGAAAGCCGAATACCGTGCCAAGAAGGCACGGTATTCGGCTTTGGACGATATCCCACAGGCGCTGCCAGCGCTGATGAAAGCGCACAAAATCCAAAAGCGCTGCGCTGGTGTCGGCTTTGACTGGAACACCTTAGCTCCTGTGCTGGACAATGTGTATGAAGAGATCGATGAGGTGATGCATGAAGCTCGCCAGGCGGTAGTTTATGAGCAAAAACTGGAGGAAGAGAGTGGCGATCTACTCTTCGCCACGGTCAACTTAGCGCGCCACCTCGGCCATAAGGCTGAAAACGCCTTACAGGTGGCGAATCGCAAGTTCGAACGGCGTTTCCGCCAGGTGGAAGAGATCACCAGACAGCAAGGGCTACGCCTGGAAGATGCTACGCAAGAGCAAATGTAA
- the relA gene encoding GTP diphosphokinase — MVAVRSAHLNTAVEFAFDEWIASLGLTGPKSCERLATTWRYCEQQTQNYPNAPLLLWRGLEMVEILSTLSMDNDSMRAAMLFPLADVGIVQEETLTETFGKEITYLVHGVRDMDAIRQLKATQNGSMAYEQVDNMRRMLLAMVEDFRCVVIKLAECIVHLREVKDAPEDERVLAAKECSNIYAPLANRLGIGQIKWELEDLCFRYLHPDEYKRIANLLHERRIDREQFINDFVASLHGAMADENIKAEIYGRPKHIYSIWRKMQKKHLSFNELFDVRAVRVVVERLQDCYAALGIVHTHFSHLPNEFDDYVANPKPNGYQSIHTVVLGPRGKMLEIQIRTRQMHENAELGVAAHWKYKEGAGATMRSGYEERITWLRKLITWQEEMADSGEMLDEVRSQVFDDRVYVFTPKGDVVDLPAWSTPLDFAYHIHSDVGHSCIGAKVGGRIVPFTYQLRMGDQIEIITQKRPNPSRDWLNPNLGYVTTSRGRSKIHHWFRKQDRDKNILAGRQMLDNELAHLGINLKEAEKLLIPRYNMHSLDEVLAAIGGGDIRLNQMANFLQSKFNKLSAKEQDREALRHLVQHKAPPQTRCKDNGRVVVEGVGNLMHYIARCCQPIPGDPIVGFITQGRGISIHRADCDQLIELQSHEPERIVDAVWGESYSSGYALVVRVMANDRSGLLRDITTILANEKVNVLGVASRSDTKKQLATIDMDIEIYNQLVLSRVLAKLNQLPDVIDAKRLHGD, encoded by the coding sequence ATGGTTGCGGTAAGGAGTGCACATCTGAATACGGCGGTTGAATTCGCTTTTGATGAGTGGATCGCCAGTTTGGGGCTAACTGGCCCAAAATCATGTGAGCGATTAGCCACAACCTGGCGTTATTGTGAACAGCAGACCCAAAACTACCCTAATGCGCCGCTGTTGTTGTGGCGTGGGCTTGAAATGGTAGAAATTCTCTCCACCCTGAGCATGGATAATGACAGTATGCGCGCCGCGATGCTGTTCCCATTGGCGGATGTCGGCATCGTGCAGGAAGAGACCCTGACCGAAACGTTCGGCAAGGAGATTACCTATCTGGTACATGGTGTGCGCGATATGGATGCTATCCGTCAACTGAAAGCCACCCAAAATGGTTCGATGGCCTACGAGCAGGTCGACAATATGCGTCGTATGTTGTTGGCGATGGTGGAGGATTTTCGCTGTGTGGTGATCAAGCTGGCGGAGTGCATCGTCCACCTGCGTGAGGTAAAGGACGCGCCCGAAGATGAGCGCGTGTTGGCCGCCAAGGAGTGTTCCAATATCTATGCACCGCTGGCCAACCGCCTGGGCATCGGGCAAATCAAATGGGAATTGGAGGATTTGTGCTTCCGCTATCTGCACCCGGACGAATACAAGCGTATCGCCAATCTGTTGCATGAGCGCCGCATTGATCGTGAACAATTTATCAACGATTTCGTTGCGTCGTTACACGGTGCCATGGCTGATGAGAACATCAAAGCTGAGATCTATGGACGCCCGAAACACATCTACAGCATCTGGCGTAAGATGCAGAAAAAACATCTTTCCTTTAACGAACTGTTTGATGTTCGGGCGGTGCGTGTGGTGGTCGAGCGTTTGCAGGACTGTTATGCCGCGTTAGGGATTGTGCATACCCACTTCAGTCATCTACCGAACGAATTTGACGATTACGTTGCCAACCCGAAGCCCAATGGCTATCAGTCGATCCATACGGTGGTGCTTGGCCCGCGTGGTAAAATGCTGGAAATCCAGATCCGTACCCGCCAGATGCACGAAAACGCCGAGCTAGGCGTGGCCGCGCACTGGAAATATAAAGAGGGCGCCGGGGCGACGATGCGTTCCGGTTACGAGGAGCGCATCACCTGGTTGCGTAAATTGATCACCTGGCAGGAAGAGATGGCGGACTCCGGCGAGATGCTCGATGAAGTGCGTAGCCAAGTGTTTGATGACCGAGTGTATGTCTTTACCCCGAAAGGTGATGTCGTGGATCTGCCGGCGTGGTCGACGCCGCTCGACTTCGCCTACCATATCCACAGTGATGTGGGGCACAGTTGCATTGGTGCCAAGGTTGGTGGCCGCATCGTGCCTTTTACTTATCAGTTACGGATGGGTGATCAAATTGAGATCATCACCCAAAAACGGCCCAACCCGAGCCGCGATTGGTTGAACCCTAACCTGGGCTACGTGACCACCAGCCGTGGGCGTTCGAAGATCCACCACTGGTTTCGCAAACAAGATCGTGACAAGAATATTCTCGCCGGGCGCCAAATGTTGGATAACGAGTTAGCGCACCTGGGCATCAACCTGAAAGAGGCTGAAAAATTGCTGATCCCGCGCTATAACATGCACTCGTTGGATGAGGTATTGGCGGCGATCGGTGGCGGCGACATTCGCCTTAATCAGATGGCGAACTTCCTGCAAAGCAAGTTCAATAAGCTGAGCGCCAAAGAACAAGATCGCGAAGCGCTGCGTCACCTGGTGCAACATAAAGCGCCGCCGCAAACTCGCTGTAAAGACAACGGCCGTGTGGTGGTGGAAGGGGTGGGTAACCTCATGCATTACATTGCTCGCTGCTGCCAGCCGATCCCCGGCGACCCTATCGTCGGCTTTATCACCCAGGGGCGTGGCATCTCAATTCACCGTGCCGATTGTGACCAGTTGATTGAACTACAGTCACATGAACCGGAGCGTATCGTCGATGCTGTATGGGGGGAAAGCTATTCCAGCGGGTATGCGTTGGTCGTGCGCGTGATGGCGAATGATCGCAGTGGGTTGTTGCGTGACATCACCACCATTTTAGCCAACGAGAAGGTCAATGTGTTGGGTGTCGCTAGCCGCAGCGACACCAAAAAGCAACTGGCTACTATTGATATGGATATCGAAATCTACAACCAGTTGGTACTGAGCCGGGTGTTGGCGAAGCTTAATCAACTACCGGACGTGATCGACGCTAAACGTTTGCATGGCGACTAA